One Eptesicus fuscus isolate TK198812 chromosome 11, DD_ASM_mEF_20220401, whole genome shotgun sequence genomic region harbors:
- the SLC4A3 gene encoding anion exchange protein 3 isoform X1: MANGVIPPPGGASPLPQVRVPLEEPPLSPDVEEEDDDLGKTLAVSRFGDLISKPPAWDPEKPSRSYSERDFEFHRHTSHHTHHPLSVRLPPPHKLRRVPPSSARQSRRKKKEKTSAAPSEGTPPIQEEGATGVEEEEEEEEEEEEGEYEAEPVEPLPAGSPQKAKFSIGSDEDNSPGLPGRAVFTKPLSSADAHPDKSPRHSVSSPSPRARAPRVTGEKSRPWSPSASYDLRERLCPGSALGSLGGPEQQVPTDEAEAQMLGSADLDDMKSHRLEDNPGMRRHLVKKPSRTQGGRGSPGGLAPILRRKKKKKKLDRRPHEVFVELNELMLDRSQEPHWRETARWIKFEEDVEEETERWGKPHVASLSFRSLLELRRTIAHGATLLDLEQTTLPGIAHLVVETMIVSDQIRPEDRASVLRTLLLKHSHPNDDKDSGFFPRNTSSSSVNSVMGNHHPTPSHGPDGAVPTMADDLGEPAPLWPHDPDAKEKPLHMSGGDSHRGKSLKLLEKIPEDAEATVVLVGCVPFLEQPAAAFVRLSEAVLLESVLEVPVPVRFLFVMLGPRHTSTDYHELGRSIATLMSDKLFHEAAYQADDRQDLLSAISEFLDGSIVIPPSEVEGRDLLRSVAAFQRELLRKRREREQNKVEMTTRGGYVAPGKGLSLELGSSEVTPEDDPLRRTGSVFGGLVRDVKRRYPHYPSDLRDALHYQCVAAVLFIYFAALSPAITFGGLLGEKTEGLMGVSELIVSTAVLGVLFSLLGAQPLLVVGFSGPLLVFEEAFFKFCQSHDLEYLTGRVWVGLWLVVFVLALVAAEGSFLVRYISPFTQEIFAFLISFIFIYETFYKLYKVFTEHPLLPFYPPEGALEPRLDLNGSALPATEGPPGPRNQPNTALLSLILMLGTFLIAFFLRKFRNSRFLGGKARRIIGDFGIPISILVMVLVDYSITDTYTQKLTVPTGLSVTSPHKRTWFIPPLGSARPFPPWMMVAAAVPALLVLILIFMETQITALIVSQKARRLLKGSGFHLDLLLIGSLGGLCGLFGLPWLTAATVRSVTHVNALTVMRTAIAPGDKPQIQEVREQRVTGVLISSLVGLSIVMGAVLRQIPLAVLFGIFLYMGVTSLSGIQLSQRLLLIFMPAKHHPEQPYVTKVKTWRMHLFTCIQLGCIALLWVVKSTAASLAFPFLLLLTVPLRRCLLPRIFQDRELQALDSEDAEPNFDEDGQDEYNELHMPV, from the exons ATGGCCAACGGAGTGATCCCGCCGCCCGGGggcgcctcccccctcccccag GTCCGGGTGCCCTTGGAGGAGCCCCCTCTGAGTCCAGacgtggaggaggaggatgatgaCTTGGGCAAGACCTTGGCTGTGAGCAGGTTTGGGGATCTCATCAGCAAGCCCCCCGCCTGGGACCCCGAGAAGCCCAGCCGCAGCTACAGCGAGCGGGACTTTGAGT TTCACCGGCACACATCCCATCACACCCACCACCCGCTCTCGGTGCGCCTGCCTCCACCCCACAAGCTGCGGCGAGtgcccccctcctctgccaggcaaagcaggagaaagaagaaggagaaaacctctgctgctccctccgaggggacccctcccatccaggaggagggggcaaccggggtggaggaggaagaggaagaggaggaggaagaagaagaaggggaataCGAGGCAGAGCCTGTGGAGCCTCTACCCGCAGGGTCCCCACAGAAAGCGAAG TTCTCCATTGGAAGTGATGAGGACAACAGTCCCGGCCTCCCCGGGAGGGCTGTCTTCACCAAGCCCTTGTCCTCGGCGGACGCTCACCCGGACAAGAGCCCCCGGCACTCGGTCAG ctcccccagtccccgggcccgggccccccGAGTCACAGGAGAGAAGAGCCGGCCCTGGAGCCCGTCGGCCAGCTATGACCTGCGGGAGCGGCTATGCCCAGGCAGTGCCCTGGGCAGCCTGGGTGGCCCAGAGCAGCAGGTGCCCACTGACGAGGCGGAGGCTCAGATGTTGGGCTCTGCAGACCTGGACGACATGAAGA GCCACCGCCTGGAAGACAACCCTGGCATGCGGCGGCACCTGGTGAAGAAGCCATCTCGAACACAGGGCGGGAGGGGCAGCCCCGGTGGCCTGGCCCCCATCCTGcgcaggaagaagaagaagaagaagctagACCGGAGGCCTCATGAG GTGTTTGTGGAGCTGAACGAGCTGATGCTGGACCGCAGCCAGGAGCCCCACTGGCGGGAGACGGCGCGCTGGATCAAGTTTGAGGAGGACGTGGAGGAAGAGACAGAGCGCTGGGGGAAGCCCCACGTGGCCTCGCTCTCCTTCCGCAGCCTCCTGGAGCTCAGGAGGACCATCGCCCATG GTGCCACCCTCCTGGACCTGGAGCAGACCACTCTGCCGGGCATCGCGCATCTTGTGGTGGAGACCATGATTGTGTCTGACCAGATCCGGCCAGAGGACAGGGCCAGCGTCCTGCGCACGCTGCTACTAAAGCacag ccaccccaaTGATGACAAGGACAGTGGCTTTTTCCCCCGAAACACATCCAGCTCCAGTGTGAACTCGGTCATGGGGaatcaccaccccacccccagtcatgGCCCCGATGGGGCAGTGCCCACCATGGCCGATGACCTGGGGGAGCCAGCCCCACTCTGGCCTCACGACCCTGATGCCAAGGAG AAGCCCCTCCATATGTCTGGGGGAGACAGTCACCGGGGGAAAAGCCTGAAGCTGCTGGAGAAGATCCCCGAAGATGCTGAGGCCACTGTGGTGCTTGTGG GCTGTGTGCCTTTCCTGGAGCAGCCAGCGGCAGCCTTTGTGCGGTTGAGTGAGGCGGTGCTCTTGGAGTCTGTGCTTGAGGTCCCCGTGCCGGTTCGCTTCCTTTTCGTGATGCTCGGGCCCCGCCACACCAGCACTGACTATCACGAGCTGGGGCGCTCCATCGCTACCCTCATGTCTGACAAG CTGTTTCACGAGGCTGCCTACCAGGCTGACGACCGGCAGGACCTCCTGAGCGCCATCAGCGAGTTCCTGGACGGCAGCATTGTGATCCCCCCGTCGGAGGTGGAGGGCCGCGACCTGCTGCGCTCCGTGGCCGCCTTCCAGCGGGAGCTGCTGAGGAAGCGGCGGGAGCGAGAGCAGAACAAAGTGGAGATGACCACCCGGGGAGGCTACGTGGCCCCTGGGAAAG GACTGTCGCTGGAATTGGGGAGCTCTGAGGTGACCCCTGAAGACGACCCCCTGCGGCGGACCGGCTCGGTGTTTGGGGGACTTGTCCGGGACGTGAAGCGCCGCTACCCGCACTACCCCAGTGACCTGCGGGACGCTCTGCACTACCAGTGTGTGGCCGCCGTGCTCTTCATCTACTTcgctgccctcagccctgccatcaCCTTCGGGGGGCTGCTAG GGGAGAAGACCGAAGGGCTGATGGGAGTGTCTGAGCTGATCGTGTCCACGGCTGTGCTTGGAGTCCTCTTTTCTCTGCTGGGGGCCCAACCGCTGCTTGTGGTTGGCTTCTCAGGGCCACTGCTGGTCTTCGAAGAAGCCTTCTTCAAG TTCTGCCAATCCCATGACCTGGAGTACCTCACCGGCCGGGTGTGGGTTGGCCTCTGGCTGGTGGTCTTTGTTCTTGCTCTGGTGGCCGCTGAGGGCAGCTTCCTGGTCCGCTACATCTCGCCTTTCACCCAGGAGATCTTCGCtttcctcatttctttcattttcatctaTGAGACCTTCTACAAGCTCTACAAG GTGTTCACGGAGCACCCACTGCTGCCATTCTACCCCCCTGAGGGGGCACTGGAGCCTAGGCTGGACCTGAATGGGAGTGCTCTGCCCGCCACTGAGGGGCCACCAGGCCCGAGGAACCAGCCCAACACGGCCCTGCTGTCCCTCATCCTCATGCTTGGGACCTTCCTCATCGCCTTCTTCCTGCGCAAGTTCAGGAACAGCCGCTTCCTGGGGGGCAAG GCTCGCCGCATCATCGGGGATTTCGGCATCCCCATCTCCATTCTGGTGATGGTCCTGGTGGATTACTCCATTACAGACACCTACACACAG AAGCTGACAGTGCCCACGGGGCTCTCGGTGACCTCCCCCCATAAGCGCACGTGGTTCATCCCGCCTCTGGGCAGTGCCCGTCCTTTCCCGCCTTGGATGATGGTGGCAGCTGCTGTCCCCGCCCTGCTGGTCCTCATCCTGATCTTCATGGAGACACAGATCACTGC GCTCATTGTCAGCCAGAAGGCACGGAGGCTGCTCAAAGGCTCCGGCTTCCACCTGGACCTGCTTCTGATCGGCTCCCTGGGGGGTCTCTGTGGGCTGTTTGGGTTACCCTGGCTCACGGCTGCCACTGTCCGCTCAGTCACCCACGTTAATGCACTGACTGTCATGCGCACCGCCATCGCGCCTGGAGACAAGCCCCAGATCCAGGAGGTGCGGGAGCAGCGGGTCACTGGCGTGCTCATCTCCAGCCTTGTGG gcctgtcCATCGTCATGGGGGCTGTGCTGCGCCAGATCCCGTTGGCTGTGCTCTTTGGGATTTTCCTGTACATGGGAGTCACGTCACTGTCTGGCATCCAGCTGTCCCAGCGGCTGTTGCTCATCTTCATGCCAGCAAAACACCATCCCGAGCAGCCCTATGTGACCAAG
- the SLC4A3 gene encoding anion exchange protein 3 isoform X2 yields the protein MGRAGRRGSRRLQSPEVRVPLEEPPLSPDVEEEDDDLGKTLAVSRFGDLISKPPAWDPEKPSRSYSERDFEFHRHTSHHTHHPLSVRLPPPHKLRRVPPSSARQSRRKKKEKTSAAPSEGTPPIQEEGATGVEEEEEEEEEEEEGEYEAEPVEPLPAGSPQKAKFSIGSDEDNSPGLPGRAVFTKPLSSADAHPDKSPRHSVSSPSPRARAPRVTGEKSRPWSPSASYDLRERLCPGSALGSLGGPEQQVPTDEAEAQMLGSADLDDMKSHRLEDNPGMRRHLVKKPSRTQGGRGSPGGLAPILRRKKKKKKLDRRPHEVFVELNELMLDRSQEPHWRETARWIKFEEDVEEETERWGKPHVASLSFRSLLELRRTIAHGATLLDLEQTTLPGIAHLVVETMIVSDQIRPEDRASVLRTLLLKHSHPNDDKDSGFFPRNTSSSSVNSVMGNHHPTPSHGPDGAVPTMADDLGEPAPLWPHDPDAKEKPLHMSGGDSHRGKSLKLLEKIPEDAEATVVLVGCVPFLEQPAAAFVRLSEAVLLESVLEVPVPVRFLFVMLGPRHTSTDYHELGRSIATLMSDKLFHEAAYQADDRQDLLSAISEFLDGSIVIPPSEVEGRDLLRSVAAFQRELLRKRREREQNKVEMTTRGGYVAPGKGLSLELGSSEVTPEDDPLRRTGSVFGGLVRDVKRRYPHYPSDLRDALHYQCVAAVLFIYFAALSPAITFGGLLGEKTEGLMGVSELIVSTAVLGVLFSLLGAQPLLVVGFSGPLLVFEEAFFKFCQSHDLEYLTGRVWVGLWLVVFVLALVAAEGSFLVRYISPFTQEIFAFLISFIFIYETFYKLYKVFTEHPLLPFYPPEGALEPRLDLNGSALPATEGPPGPRNQPNTALLSLILMLGTFLIAFFLRKFRNSRFLGGKARRIIGDFGIPISILVMVLVDYSITDTYTQKLTVPTGLSVTSPHKRTWFIPPLGSARPFPPWMMVAAAVPALLVLILIFMETQITALIVSQKARRLLKGSGFHLDLLLIGSLGGLCGLFGLPWLTAATVRSVTHVNALTVMRTAIAPGDKPQIQEVREQRVTGVLISSLVGLSIVMGAVLRQIPLAVLFGIFLYMGVTSLSGIQLSQRLLLIFMPAKHHPEQPYVTKVKTWRMHLFTCIQLGCIALLWVVKSTAASLAFPFLLLLTVPLRRCLLPRIFQDRELQALDSEDAEPNFDEDGQDEYNELHMPV from the exons atgggGCGCGCAGGCCGGCGCGGGTCCCGCAGGCTCCAGAGCCCCGAG GTCCGGGTGCCCTTGGAGGAGCCCCCTCTGAGTCCAGacgtggaggaggaggatgatgaCTTGGGCAAGACCTTGGCTGTGAGCAGGTTTGGGGATCTCATCAGCAAGCCCCCCGCCTGGGACCCCGAGAAGCCCAGCCGCAGCTACAGCGAGCGGGACTTTGAGT TTCACCGGCACACATCCCATCACACCCACCACCCGCTCTCGGTGCGCCTGCCTCCACCCCACAAGCTGCGGCGAGtgcccccctcctctgccaggcaaagcaggagaaagaagaaggagaaaacctctgctgctccctccgaggggacccctcccatccaggaggagggggcaaccggggtggaggaggaagaggaagaggaggaggaagaagaagaaggggaataCGAGGCAGAGCCTGTGGAGCCTCTACCCGCAGGGTCCCCACAGAAAGCGAAG TTCTCCATTGGAAGTGATGAGGACAACAGTCCCGGCCTCCCCGGGAGGGCTGTCTTCACCAAGCCCTTGTCCTCGGCGGACGCTCACCCGGACAAGAGCCCCCGGCACTCGGTCAG ctcccccagtccccgggcccgggccccccGAGTCACAGGAGAGAAGAGCCGGCCCTGGAGCCCGTCGGCCAGCTATGACCTGCGGGAGCGGCTATGCCCAGGCAGTGCCCTGGGCAGCCTGGGTGGCCCAGAGCAGCAGGTGCCCACTGACGAGGCGGAGGCTCAGATGTTGGGCTCTGCAGACCTGGACGACATGAAGA GCCACCGCCTGGAAGACAACCCTGGCATGCGGCGGCACCTGGTGAAGAAGCCATCTCGAACACAGGGCGGGAGGGGCAGCCCCGGTGGCCTGGCCCCCATCCTGcgcaggaagaagaagaagaagaagctagACCGGAGGCCTCATGAG GTGTTTGTGGAGCTGAACGAGCTGATGCTGGACCGCAGCCAGGAGCCCCACTGGCGGGAGACGGCGCGCTGGATCAAGTTTGAGGAGGACGTGGAGGAAGAGACAGAGCGCTGGGGGAAGCCCCACGTGGCCTCGCTCTCCTTCCGCAGCCTCCTGGAGCTCAGGAGGACCATCGCCCATG GTGCCACCCTCCTGGACCTGGAGCAGACCACTCTGCCGGGCATCGCGCATCTTGTGGTGGAGACCATGATTGTGTCTGACCAGATCCGGCCAGAGGACAGGGCCAGCGTCCTGCGCACGCTGCTACTAAAGCacag ccaccccaaTGATGACAAGGACAGTGGCTTTTTCCCCCGAAACACATCCAGCTCCAGTGTGAACTCGGTCATGGGGaatcaccaccccacccccagtcatgGCCCCGATGGGGCAGTGCCCACCATGGCCGATGACCTGGGGGAGCCAGCCCCACTCTGGCCTCACGACCCTGATGCCAAGGAG AAGCCCCTCCATATGTCTGGGGGAGACAGTCACCGGGGGAAAAGCCTGAAGCTGCTGGAGAAGATCCCCGAAGATGCTGAGGCCACTGTGGTGCTTGTGG GCTGTGTGCCTTTCCTGGAGCAGCCAGCGGCAGCCTTTGTGCGGTTGAGTGAGGCGGTGCTCTTGGAGTCTGTGCTTGAGGTCCCCGTGCCGGTTCGCTTCCTTTTCGTGATGCTCGGGCCCCGCCACACCAGCACTGACTATCACGAGCTGGGGCGCTCCATCGCTACCCTCATGTCTGACAAG CTGTTTCACGAGGCTGCCTACCAGGCTGACGACCGGCAGGACCTCCTGAGCGCCATCAGCGAGTTCCTGGACGGCAGCATTGTGATCCCCCCGTCGGAGGTGGAGGGCCGCGACCTGCTGCGCTCCGTGGCCGCCTTCCAGCGGGAGCTGCTGAGGAAGCGGCGGGAGCGAGAGCAGAACAAAGTGGAGATGACCACCCGGGGAGGCTACGTGGCCCCTGGGAAAG GACTGTCGCTGGAATTGGGGAGCTCTGAGGTGACCCCTGAAGACGACCCCCTGCGGCGGACCGGCTCGGTGTTTGGGGGACTTGTCCGGGACGTGAAGCGCCGCTACCCGCACTACCCCAGTGACCTGCGGGACGCTCTGCACTACCAGTGTGTGGCCGCCGTGCTCTTCATCTACTTcgctgccctcagccctgccatcaCCTTCGGGGGGCTGCTAG GGGAGAAGACCGAAGGGCTGATGGGAGTGTCTGAGCTGATCGTGTCCACGGCTGTGCTTGGAGTCCTCTTTTCTCTGCTGGGGGCCCAACCGCTGCTTGTGGTTGGCTTCTCAGGGCCACTGCTGGTCTTCGAAGAAGCCTTCTTCAAG TTCTGCCAATCCCATGACCTGGAGTACCTCACCGGCCGGGTGTGGGTTGGCCTCTGGCTGGTGGTCTTTGTTCTTGCTCTGGTGGCCGCTGAGGGCAGCTTCCTGGTCCGCTACATCTCGCCTTTCACCCAGGAGATCTTCGCtttcctcatttctttcattttcatctaTGAGACCTTCTACAAGCTCTACAAG GTGTTCACGGAGCACCCACTGCTGCCATTCTACCCCCCTGAGGGGGCACTGGAGCCTAGGCTGGACCTGAATGGGAGTGCTCTGCCCGCCACTGAGGGGCCACCAGGCCCGAGGAACCAGCCCAACACGGCCCTGCTGTCCCTCATCCTCATGCTTGGGACCTTCCTCATCGCCTTCTTCCTGCGCAAGTTCAGGAACAGCCGCTTCCTGGGGGGCAAG GCTCGCCGCATCATCGGGGATTTCGGCATCCCCATCTCCATTCTGGTGATGGTCCTGGTGGATTACTCCATTACAGACACCTACACACAG AAGCTGACAGTGCCCACGGGGCTCTCGGTGACCTCCCCCCATAAGCGCACGTGGTTCATCCCGCCTCTGGGCAGTGCCCGTCCTTTCCCGCCTTGGATGATGGTGGCAGCTGCTGTCCCCGCCCTGCTGGTCCTCATCCTGATCTTCATGGAGACACAGATCACTGC GCTCATTGTCAGCCAGAAGGCACGGAGGCTGCTCAAAGGCTCCGGCTTCCACCTGGACCTGCTTCTGATCGGCTCCCTGGGGGGTCTCTGTGGGCTGTTTGGGTTACCCTGGCTCACGGCTGCCACTGTCCGCTCAGTCACCCACGTTAATGCACTGACTGTCATGCGCACCGCCATCGCGCCTGGAGACAAGCCCCAGATCCAGGAGGTGCGGGAGCAGCGGGTCACTGGCGTGCTCATCTCCAGCCTTGTGG gcctgtcCATCGTCATGGGGGCTGTGCTGCGCCAGATCCCGTTGGCTGTGCTCTTTGGGATTTTCCTGTACATGGGAGTCACGTCACTGTCTGGCATCCAGCTGTCCCAGCGGCTGTTGCTCATCTTCATGCCAGCAAAACACCATCCCGAGCAGCCCTATGTGACCAAG
- the SLC4A3 gene encoding anion exchange protein 3 isoform X3, whose protein sequence is MANGVIPPPGGASPLPQVRVPLEEPPLSPDVEEEDDDLGKTLAVSRFGDLISKPPAWDPEKPSRSYSERDFEFHRHTSHHTHHPLSVRLPPPHKLRRVPPSSARQSRRKKKEKTSAAPSEGTPPIQEEGATGVEEEEEEEEEEEEGEYEAEPVEPLPAGSPQKAKFSIGSDEDNSPGLPGRAVFTKPLSSADAHPDKSPRHSVSSPSPRARAPRVTGEKSRPWSPSASYDLRERLCPGSALGSLGGPEQQVPTDEAEAQMLGSADLDDMKSHRLEDNPGMRRHLVKKPSRTQGGRGSPGGLAPILRRKKKKKKLDRRPHEVFVELNELMLDRSQEPHWRETARWIKFEEDVEEETERWGKPHVASLSFRSLLELRRTIAHGATLLDLEQTTLPGIAHLVVETMIVSDQIRPEDRASVLRTLLLKHSHPNDDKDSGFFPRNTSSSSVNSVMGNHHPTPSHGPDGAVPTMADDLGEPAPLWPHDPDAKEKPLHMSGGDSHRGKSLKLLEKIPEDAEATVVLVGCVPFLEQPAAAFVRLSEAVLLESVLEVPVPVRFLFVMLGPRHTSTDYHELGRSIATLMSDKLFHEAAYQADDRQDLLSAISEFLDGSIVIPPSEVEGRDLLRSVAAFQRELLRKRREREQNKVEMTTRGGYVAPGKGLSLELGSSEVTPEDDPLRRTGSVFGGLVRDVKRRYPHYPSDLRDALHYQCVAAVLFIYFAALSPAITFGGLLGEKTEGLMGVSELIVSTAVLGVLFSLLGAQPLLVVGFSGPLLVFEEAFFKEIFAFLISFIFIYETFYKLYKVFTEHPLLPFYPPEGALEPRLDLNGSALPATEGPPGPRNQPNTALLSLILMLGTFLIAFFLRKFRNSRFLGGKARRIIGDFGIPISILVMVLVDYSITDTYTQKLTVPTGLSVTSPHKRTWFIPPLGSARPFPPWMMVAAAVPALLVLILIFMETQITALIVSQKARRLLKGSGFHLDLLLIGSLGGLCGLFGLPWLTAATVRSVTHVNALTVMRTAIAPGDKPQIQEVREQRVTGVLISSLVGLSIVMGAVLRQIPLAVLFGIFLYMGVTSLSGIQLSQRLLLIFMPAKHHPEQPYVTKVKTWRMHLFTCIQLGCIALLWVVKSTAASLAFPFLLLLTVPLRRCLLPRIFQDRELQALDSEDAEPNFDEDGQDEYNELHMPV, encoded by the exons ATGGCCAACGGAGTGATCCCGCCGCCCGGGggcgcctcccccctcccccag GTCCGGGTGCCCTTGGAGGAGCCCCCTCTGAGTCCAGacgtggaggaggaggatgatgaCTTGGGCAAGACCTTGGCTGTGAGCAGGTTTGGGGATCTCATCAGCAAGCCCCCCGCCTGGGACCCCGAGAAGCCCAGCCGCAGCTACAGCGAGCGGGACTTTGAGT TTCACCGGCACACATCCCATCACACCCACCACCCGCTCTCGGTGCGCCTGCCTCCACCCCACAAGCTGCGGCGAGtgcccccctcctctgccaggcaaagcaggagaaagaagaaggagaaaacctctgctgctccctccgaggggacccctcccatccaggaggagggggcaaccggggtggaggaggaagaggaagaggaggaggaagaagaagaaggggaataCGAGGCAGAGCCTGTGGAGCCTCTACCCGCAGGGTCCCCACAGAAAGCGAAG TTCTCCATTGGAAGTGATGAGGACAACAGTCCCGGCCTCCCCGGGAGGGCTGTCTTCACCAAGCCCTTGTCCTCGGCGGACGCTCACCCGGACAAGAGCCCCCGGCACTCGGTCAG ctcccccagtccccgggcccgggccccccGAGTCACAGGAGAGAAGAGCCGGCCCTGGAGCCCGTCGGCCAGCTATGACCTGCGGGAGCGGCTATGCCCAGGCAGTGCCCTGGGCAGCCTGGGTGGCCCAGAGCAGCAGGTGCCCACTGACGAGGCGGAGGCTCAGATGTTGGGCTCTGCAGACCTGGACGACATGAAGA GCCACCGCCTGGAAGACAACCCTGGCATGCGGCGGCACCTGGTGAAGAAGCCATCTCGAACACAGGGCGGGAGGGGCAGCCCCGGTGGCCTGGCCCCCATCCTGcgcaggaagaagaagaagaagaagctagACCGGAGGCCTCATGAG GTGTTTGTGGAGCTGAACGAGCTGATGCTGGACCGCAGCCAGGAGCCCCACTGGCGGGAGACGGCGCGCTGGATCAAGTTTGAGGAGGACGTGGAGGAAGAGACAGAGCGCTGGGGGAAGCCCCACGTGGCCTCGCTCTCCTTCCGCAGCCTCCTGGAGCTCAGGAGGACCATCGCCCATG GTGCCACCCTCCTGGACCTGGAGCAGACCACTCTGCCGGGCATCGCGCATCTTGTGGTGGAGACCATGATTGTGTCTGACCAGATCCGGCCAGAGGACAGGGCCAGCGTCCTGCGCACGCTGCTACTAAAGCacag ccaccccaaTGATGACAAGGACAGTGGCTTTTTCCCCCGAAACACATCCAGCTCCAGTGTGAACTCGGTCATGGGGaatcaccaccccacccccagtcatgGCCCCGATGGGGCAGTGCCCACCATGGCCGATGACCTGGGGGAGCCAGCCCCACTCTGGCCTCACGACCCTGATGCCAAGGAG AAGCCCCTCCATATGTCTGGGGGAGACAGTCACCGGGGGAAAAGCCTGAAGCTGCTGGAGAAGATCCCCGAAGATGCTGAGGCCACTGTGGTGCTTGTGG GCTGTGTGCCTTTCCTGGAGCAGCCAGCGGCAGCCTTTGTGCGGTTGAGTGAGGCGGTGCTCTTGGAGTCTGTGCTTGAGGTCCCCGTGCCGGTTCGCTTCCTTTTCGTGATGCTCGGGCCCCGCCACACCAGCACTGACTATCACGAGCTGGGGCGCTCCATCGCTACCCTCATGTCTGACAAG CTGTTTCACGAGGCTGCCTACCAGGCTGACGACCGGCAGGACCTCCTGAGCGCCATCAGCGAGTTCCTGGACGGCAGCATTGTGATCCCCCCGTCGGAGGTGGAGGGCCGCGACCTGCTGCGCTCCGTGGCCGCCTTCCAGCGGGAGCTGCTGAGGAAGCGGCGGGAGCGAGAGCAGAACAAAGTGGAGATGACCACCCGGGGAGGCTACGTGGCCCCTGGGAAAG GACTGTCGCTGGAATTGGGGAGCTCTGAGGTGACCCCTGAAGACGACCCCCTGCGGCGGACCGGCTCGGTGTTTGGGGGACTTGTCCGGGACGTGAAGCGCCGCTACCCGCACTACCCCAGTGACCTGCGGGACGCTCTGCACTACCAGTGTGTGGCCGCCGTGCTCTTCATCTACTTcgctgccctcagccctgccatcaCCTTCGGGGGGCTGCTAG GGGAGAAGACCGAAGGGCTGATGGGAGTGTCTGAGCTGATCGTGTCCACGGCTGTGCTTGGAGTCCTCTTTTCTCTGCTGGGGGCCCAACCGCTGCTTGTGGTTGGCTTCTCAGGGCCACTGCTGGTCTTCGAAGAAGCCTTCTTCAAG GAGATCTTCGCtttcctcatttctttcattttcatctaTGAGACCTTCTACAAGCTCTACAAG GTGTTCACGGAGCACCCACTGCTGCCATTCTACCCCCCTGAGGGGGCACTGGAGCCTAGGCTGGACCTGAATGGGAGTGCTCTGCCCGCCACTGAGGGGCCACCAGGCCCGAGGAACCAGCCCAACACGGCCCTGCTGTCCCTCATCCTCATGCTTGGGACCTTCCTCATCGCCTTCTTCCTGCGCAAGTTCAGGAACAGCCGCTTCCTGGGGGGCAAG GCTCGCCGCATCATCGGGGATTTCGGCATCCCCATCTCCATTCTGGTGATGGTCCTGGTGGATTACTCCATTACAGACACCTACACACAG AAGCTGACAGTGCCCACGGGGCTCTCGGTGACCTCCCCCCATAAGCGCACGTGGTTCATCCCGCCTCTGGGCAGTGCCCGTCCTTTCCCGCCTTGGATGATGGTGGCAGCTGCTGTCCCCGCCCTGCTGGTCCTCATCCTGATCTTCATGGAGACACAGATCACTGC GCTCATTGTCAGCCAGAAGGCACGGAGGCTGCTCAAAGGCTCCGGCTTCCACCTGGACCTGCTTCTGATCGGCTCCCTGGGGGGTCTCTGTGGGCTGTTTGGGTTACCCTGGCTCACGGCTGCCACTGTCCGCTCAGTCACCCACGTTAATGCACTGACTGTCATGCGCACCGCCATCGCGCCTGGAGACAAGCCCCAGATCCAGGAGGTGCGGGAGCAGCGGGTCACTGGCGTGCTCATCTCCAGCCTTGTGG gcctgtcCATCGTCATGGGGGCTGTGCTGCGCCAGATCCCGTTGGCTGTGCTCTTTGGGATTTTCCTGTACATGGGAGTCACGTCACTGTCTGGCATCCAGCTGTCCCAGCGGCTGTTGCTCATCTTCATGCCAGCAAAACACCATCCCGAGCAGCCCTATGTGACCAAG